Proteins from a genomic interval of Streptomyces sp. NBC_00820:
- a CDS encoding TetR/AcrR family transcriptional regulator, whose translation MSLAGSRPRQACPTRGRPRSEAVERAIVEGVMKLLEDGVPLAELSIERVARTAGVGKATIYRRWSGKEELFVDVMRAAEPPDPELPGTSMRDDLVVLLETMRRRGLLNRSSMMLHNVYAQMKSSPKLWAAYEATVIAPRREAVHEVLRRGQRNGELCADADIELVNDIVVGPMVVRAFMRPEAELPEGLAERIVDTVLVGLRPVSSTAP comes from the coding sequence GTGAGCCTTGCCGGAAGCCGGCCGCGACAGGCCTGCCCCACCCGGGGGCGGCCCCGCAGCGAGGCCGTGGAACGTGCCATCGTGGAAGGCGTGATGAAGCTCCTGGAGGACGGCGTCCCGCTCGCCGAACTCTCCATCGAGCGCGTCGCGCGCACCGCCGGAGTGGGCAAGGCCACCATCTACCGCCGCTGGAGCGGCAAGGAGGAGCTGTTCGTCGACGTCATGCGCGCCGCCGAACCGCCCGACCCCGAGCTGCCGGGCACCTCGATGCGCGACGACCTGGTCGTCCTGCTGGAGACGATGCGCAGGCGCGGCCTGCTCAACCGCTCGTCGATGATGCTGCACAACGTCTACGCCCAGATGAAGAGCAGCCCCAAGCTGTGGGCGGCGTACGAGGCGACCGTGATAGCGCCGAGGCGCGAGGCGGTCCACGAGGTGCTGCGCCGCGGGCAGCGCAACGGCGAACTTTGCGCGGACGCCGACATCGAGCTGGTCAACGACATCGTCGTCGGCCCCATGGTCGTCCGCGCCTTCATGCGCCCGGAGGCGGAGCTCCCGGAGGGACTCGCCGAGCGAATCGTCGACACGGTTCTCGTGGGCCTACGGCCCGTCAGCTCGACAGCCCCGTAG
- the panB gene encoding 3-methyl-2-oxobutanoate hydroxymethyltransferase, whose product MTQLSAAHTKPSDGSKALYGGKGTRRITVRDITLAKERGEKWPMLTAYDAMTASVFDEAGIPVLLVGDSAGNCHLGYDSTVPVTLDQMTMLSAAVVRGTSRALIVGDLPFGSYQEGPVQALRSATRMVKEAGVGAVKLEGGERSHEQIRLLVEAGIPVMAHIGLTPQSVHAMGYRVQGRGEEAAQQLLRDAKAVQDAGAFAVVLELVPAELAAEVTRILHIPTVGIGAGPETDAQVLVWTDMLGLTSGRVPKFVKKYANLREVMGDAVKEFADEVVGGAFPTEEHSVH is encoded by the coding sequence ATGACGCAGCTTTCGGCTGCCCACACGAAGCCCTCCGACGGCAGCAAGGCGCTGTACGGGGGGAAGGGCACCCGTCGCATCACCGTCCGCGACATCACCCTCGCCAAGGAGCGGGGCGAGAAGTGGCCCATGCTCACCGCCTACGACGCGATGACCGCGTCCGTCTTCGACGAGGCCGGGATCCCGGTACTCCTCGTCGGCGACTCGGCGGGCAACTGCCACCTCGGGTACGACTCGACCGTGCCCGTCACCCTCGACCAGATGACCATGCTCTCGGCAGCCGTCGTACGGGGCACCAGCCGTGCCCTCATCGTCGGCGACCTGCCGTTCGGCTCCTACCAGGAGGGTCCGGTGCAGGCGCTGCGCTCGGCGACCCGGATGGTCAAGGAGGCCGGGGTCGGCGCGGTCAAGCTGGAGGGCGGCGAGCGCTCGCACGAACAGATCCGGCTGCTGGTCGAGGCCGGCATCCCCGTGATGGCGCACATCGGCCTGACCCCGCAGTCCGTCCACGCGATGGGCTACCGCGTGCAGGGGCGCGGCGAGGAGGCGGCCCAGCAGCTGCTGCGGGACGCCAAGGCCGTCCAGGACGCGGGAGCGTTCGCCGTCGTGCTGGAGCTGGTCCCCGCGGAGCTGGCCGCCGAGGTGACCCGGATACTGCACATCCCGACGGTCGGCATCGGCGCGGGCCCGGAGACGGACGCCCAGGTACTGGTGTGGACCGACATGCTGGGGCTGACGTCCGGCCGGGTGCCGAAGTTCGTCAAGAAGTACGCGAACCTGCGCGAGGTCATGGGTGACGCGGTGAAGGAGTTCGCCGACGAGGTCGTCGGCGGGGCCTTCCCGACGGAGGAGCACTCCGTCCACTAG
- a CDS encoding ABC transporter permease has protein sequence MSATTTLPETAGVADAHITLRGHLRHTGALIRRNLLWIRQDPESMFDALLMPIVFTLLFVYVFGGSIGQALGGGQDQYVQYVIPGMLAMMSMTMSQGVGTGFSQDFNSGVMDRFRSLPIGRGSVLFAKIAVELGRMLFATAVLMIVAVLVGFDITSWSGLLATVALSTLFASSIMWVFITLGVVMKSAQSVQAMGFLVLFPLQFGSSIFAPTKSMPGWLQAFTDYNPLSTLADAARGLMVGGPVTHDLWVTVGWSVAITAVMAPVAIHKFRTKS, from the coding sequence ATGAGCGCCACCACCACCCTGCCCGAGACCGCCGGCGTCGCCGACGCGCACATCACGCTGCGCGGGCACCTGCGCCACACCGGGGCGCTCATCCGCCGCAACCTGCTGTGGATCCGCCAGGACCCGGAGTCGATGTTCGACGCGCTGCTGATGCCGATCGTCTTCACGCTGCTGTTCGTGTACGTCTTCGGCGGCTCGATCGGGCAGGCCCTGGGCGGCGGTCAGGACCAGTACGTGCAGTACGTCATCCCCGGCATGCTGGCGATGATGAGCATGACGATGTCGCAGGGCGTCGGCACCGGCTTCAGCCAGGACTTCAACAGCGGTGTCATGGACCGTTTCCGGTCCCTGCCGATCGGGCGCGGCTCGGTGCTGTTCGCGAAGATCGCGGTGGAGCTGGGGCGGATGCTGTTCGCGACGGCCGTGCTGATGATCGTCGCCGTCCTGGTCGGCTTCGACATCACCAGCTGGAGCGGACTGCTCGCGACGGTGGCCCTGTCCACGCTGTTCGCCTCGTCGATCATGTGGGTGTTCATCACCCTGGGCGTCGTGATGAAGAGCGCGCAGTCCGTGCAGGCGATGGGCTTCCTGGTGCTGTTCCCGCTCCAGTTCGGCTCGTCGATCTTCGCGCCGACCAAGTCGATGCCGGGTTGGCTGCAGGCCTTCACCGACTACAACCCGCTGTCCACGCTGGCGGACGCGGCGCGCGGTCTGATGGTGGGCGGTCCGGTCACGCACGACCTGTGGGTGACGGTGGGCTGGTCCGTGGCGATCACCGCGGTGATGGCCCCGGTCGCGATCCACAAGTTCCGCACCAAGAGCTGA
- a CDS encoding ATP-binding cassette domain-containing protein: MTRIDDNPGGGRSAVTVRGLVKHYGETKALDGVDLDVREGTVMGVLGPNGAGKTTLVRILSTLITPDAGQATVAGYDVVRQPRQLRRVIGLTGQYASVDEKLPGWENLYMIGRLLDLSRKDARTRADELLERFSLTEAARRPASTYSGGMRRRLDLAASMIGRPEVLYLDEPTTGLDPRTRNEVWDEVKAMVGDGVTVLLTTQYMEEAEQLASELTVVDRGKVIANGRIEELKARVGGRTLRVRPVDPLQLRPLAGMLDELGITGLAATTVDTETGTLLVPILSDEQLTAVVGAVTARGITISSITTELPSLDEVFLSLTGHRASAPQDATPAESREEVAV, from the coding sequence ATGACGCGAATCGATGACAACCCCGGCGGCGGACGCTCCGCCGTGACCGTGCGGGGACTGGTCAAGCACTACGGGGAGACCAAGGCCCTGGACGGGGTCGACCTGGACGTGCGCGAGGGCACCGTGATGGGTGTGCTCGGGCCGAACGGTGCCGGCAAGACCACCCTCGTACGCATCCTGTCCACCCTGATCACGCCCGACGCCGGGCAGGCCACCGTGGCCGGCTACGACGTCGTACGCCAGCCCCGGCAGCTGCGCCGGGTGATCGGACTCACCGGCCAGTACGCCTCGGTGGACGAGAAGCTCCCGGGCTGGGAGAACCTGTACATGATCGGGCGGCTGCTGGACCTGTCCCGCAAGGACGCCCGCACCCGTGCCGACGAACTGCTGGAGCGGTTCTCGCTGACGGAGGCGGCCCGACGCCCGGCGTCGACGTACTCCGGCGGTATGCGGCGGCGCCTGGACCTGGCCGCGTCGATGATCGGCCGGCCGGAGGTGCTGTACCTGGACGAGCCGACCACCGGGCTCGACCCGCGCACCCGCAACGAGGTGTGGGACGAGGTCAAGGCCATGGTCGGCGACGGCGTCACCGTGCTGCTGACCACCCAGTACATGGAGGAGGCCGAGCAGCTCGCCTCGGAGCTGACCGTCGTGGACCGCGGCAAGGTCATCGCGAACGGCCGTATCGAGGAGCTGAAGGCCCGGGTCGGCGGCCGTACCCTGCGGGTGCGTCCGGTGGATCCGCTCCAGCTGCGGCCGCTCGCCGGCATGCTGGACGAGCTGGGCATCACCGGGCTCGCGGCCACCACCGTGGACACCGAGACCGGCACGCTGCTGGTGCCGATCCTGAGCGACGAGCAGCTGACCGCGGTGGTCGGCGCGGTCACCGCGCGCGGCATCACCATCTCCTCCATCACCACCGAACTGCCCAGCCTCGACGAGGTGTTCCTGTCCCTCACCGGCCACCGTGCCAGTGCCCCGCAGGACGCGACGCCCGCCGAATCCCGCGAGGAGGTCGCCGTATGA
- a CDS encoding endonuclease/exonuclease/phosphatase family protein — MAQQAYMTETGSGGSGPERPGSRLRRLTRRLLTGWRGDPRVWRRGLFLAVLGLLLAAVMLLHSRIPNRVGNLGSLTETFLPWLGVAIPVLLILGVLRKSAPALIAVLLPAIVWLNLFGGLLTDKSGGGGDLMVATHNVNADNPAPAVTARDVAASGADVLALEELAPSAVPVYERALGGTYRYHAVVGTVGLWSKYPMTGARAVDIKLGWERAMRATVATPKGPLAVYVAHMPSVRVKVKAGFTAWQRDKSADALGEAIADEPLRRVVLLGDLNGTMNDRSLNAVTSQLRSTQGAAGSGFGFSWPASFPMARIDQIMVRGVAPESSWTLPRTGSDHLPVAARVNVDTSS; from the coding sequence ATGGCGCAGCAGGCGTACATGACGGAGACGGGCAGCGGCGGCTCGGGACCCGAGCGACCGGGATCCCGGCTTCGACGCCTGACCCGCCGCCTGCTGACCGGCTGGCGGGGCGATCCACGGGTCTGGCGCCGGGGGCTCTTCCTCGCCGTCCTCGGACTGCTGCTCGCGGCGGTGATGCTGCTGCACTCGCGCATCCCCAACCGGGTGGGCAACCTCGGCAGCCTCACGGAGACCTTCCTGCCCTGGCTGGGCGTGGCCATCCCGGTCCTGCTGATCCTCGGGGTGCTCCGCAAGTCGGCGCCCGCGCTGATCGCGGTGCTCCTGCCGGCGATCGTGTGGCTGAACCTGTTCGGCGGCCTGCTCACCGACAAGTCGGGCGGCGGCGGCGACCTCATGGTCGCCACCCACAACGTCAACGCCGACAACCCCGCGCCGGCCGTGACCGCCCGCGACGTCGCCGCCTCCGGCGCCGACGTGCTGGCCCTGGAGGAACTGGCGCCGTCGGCCGTCCCGGTGTACGAGCGGGCCCTCGGGGGGACGTACCGGTACCACGCGGTCGTCGGCACCGTCGGCCTGTGGAGCAAGTACCCGATGACCGGCGCGCGGGCCGTGGACATCAAGCTCGGCTGGGAACGCGCGATGCGCGCGACCGTGGCGACCCCGAAGGGCCCGCTCGCGGTCTACGTCGCCCACATGCCCTCGGTGCGGGTGAAGGTGAAGGCCGGTTTCACCGCCTGGCAGCGCGACAAGAGCGCCGACGCGCTCGGCGAGGCGATCGCCGACGAGCCGCTGCGCCGGGTGGTGCTGCTCGGCGACCTGAACGGCACCATGAACGACCGCTCGCTCAACGCCGTCACCTCGCAGCTGCGCTCCACGCAGGGCGCGGCGGGCAGCGGCTTCGGGTTCAGCTGGCCGGCGTCGTTCCCGATGGCGCGGATCGACCAGATCATGGTCAGGGGCGTCGCCCCGGAGAGCTCCTGGACCCTGCCGCGCACCGGCAGCGACCACCTGCCGGTGGCCGCCCGTGTGAACGTCGACACGTCCTCGTAA
- a CDS encoding MFS transporter — translation MTTSVPASRIPEAVHRRRWAILGVLMLSLLIVVLDNSILNVAIKTISTPAPVGLGATQSQIEWAINAYTLVFAGLLFTAGLIGDRLGRKKVLLGGIVVFGIGSALAAESGSPGQLIAYRAVMALGAAFVMPATLAVLMNVFEREEQPKAIGIWAGGVGLAIAIGPITGGALLDHFWWGSVFLINVPIVIVALGLMLWLVPDSRDPSPGRLDPVGVVLSVVGLILLVYGIIKGGELADFTDAKALGPILAGLVVLAAFVVFEKRSDHPSLDVSYFRNKVFSAAMSAIALVFFALMGVTFFGVFYTQSVRGYSPLESGVLMLPLAAAQMIFAPRARLLVDRFGNKATTTTGLVLIAATLAAFAGFEADTPIWQLEVVFFLMGTGMAHIMTPTSVVIMQALPREKAGSASALSNTFRQVGGALGIAVLGSVLATSYRNGIEGKLGALPSGLRETAGESIEATLGIAAKLGPRGQGLITPAHDAFLHAMHVTALCGTAVALLGAVVTALFLPGRPPADRADDKEPELVAATDRES, via the coding sequence ATGACAACTTCCGTACCTGCCTCCCGAATACCGGAAGCAGTGCACCGGCGCCGTTGGGCGATCCTCGGCGTGCTCATGTTGAGCCTGCTCATCGTCGTGCTCGACAACTCGATCCTGAACGTCGCCATCAAGACCATCTCCACCCCGGCGCCCGTCGGACTCGGTGCCACCCAGAGCCAGATCGAGTGGGCGATCAACGCCTACACCCTGGTCTTCGCGGGGCTGCTCTTCACCGCCGGCCTCATCGGCGACCGCCTCGGCCGCAAGAAGGTCCTGCTGGGCGGCATCGTCGTGTTCGGCATCGGCTCGGCCCTGGCCGCCGAGTCCGGCTCCCCGGGCCAGCTGATCGCCTACCGCGCGGTGATGGCCCTCGGTGCCGCCTTCGTGATGCCCGCGACCCTTGCCGTCCTGATGAACGTCTTCGAGCGCGAGGAGCAGCCCAAGGCCATCGGCATCTGGGCCGGCGGCGTCGGTCTCGCCATCGCCATCGGACCGATCACCGGCGGGGCGCTGCTGGACCACTTCTGGTGGGGTTCGGTCTTCCTCATCAACGTCCCGATCGTGATCGTCGCGCTCGGGCTGATGCTGTGGCTGGTGCCCGACTCCCGCGACCCCAGCCCCGGCCGTCTCGACCCCGTCGGCGTCGTGCTGTCCGTGGTCGGCCTGATCCTGCTCGTCTACGGCATCATCAAGGGCGGCGAGCTGGCCGACTTCACCGACGCCAAGGCGCTGGGGCCGATCCTCGCCGGCCTCGTCGTCCTCGCCGCGTTCGTCGTCTTCGAGAAGCGCAGCGACCACCCGTCACTGGATGTCAGCTACTTCAGGAACAAGGTCTTCTCCGCCGCGATGAGCGCCATCGCGCTGGTCTTCTTCGCGCTGATGGGCGTCACGTTCTTCGGTGTCTTCTACACCCAGAGCGTGCGCGGCTACTCGCCGCTGGAGTCCGGTGTGCTGATGCTGCCGCTGGCCGCCGCGCAGATGATCTTCGCGCCGCGGGCCCGGCTGCTGGTCGACCGGTTCGGCAACAAGGCCACGACCACCACGGGACTGGTGCTGATCGCCGCCACGCTGGCCGCGTTCGCCGGCTTCGAGGCCGACACGCCCATCTGGCAGCTGGAGGTCGTCTTCTTCCTCATGGGCACCGGCATGGCGCACATCATGACGCCGACCTCCGTCGTCATCATGCAGGCCCTGCCGCGCGAGAAGGCCGGCTCGGCCTCCGCGCTCAGCAACACCTTCCGCCAGGTCGGCGGCGCCCTCGGTATCGCCGTCCTCGGCTCGGTGCTCGCCACCTCGTACCGCAACGGCATCGAGGGCAAGCTCGGCGCGCTGCCGTCCGGCCTGCGGGAGACGGCCGGCGAGTCCATCGAGGCCACCCTCGGTATCGCCGCCAAGCTCGGCCCGCGCGGCCAGGGTCTGATCACCCCGGCCCACGACGCCTTCCTGCACGCCATGCACGTCACCGCCCTGTGCGGCACGGCCGTCGCGCTCCTCGGCGCCGTGGTCACGGCCCTGTTCCTGCCGGGCAGGCCGCCGGCCGACCGGGCGGACGACAAGGAACCGGAGCTGGTCGCGGCCACGGACCGAGAGTCGTAG